In the genome of Palaemon carinicauda isolate YSFRI2023 chromosome 15, ASM3689809v2, whole genome shotgun sequence, one region contains:
- the LOC137654019 gene encoding uncharacterized protein, with translation MPQIRRPPQATPRRASPAMPRALSQAVMQAQTLIADQQRAIRSLQDALPGSGARASKVPVSAAPEKCDAVMSSAAFRSWRRSMTCWIHLNKFPPQDVVLHIRLNCVPALQRALDARYSNAKWNALTPDAALDAIGNIVLRSSNQAVQWSEFFALAQWREESVSNYFSRCAQKATDCDFQCPKCGECLIEYMLLRKIMVGLSDPVLKRHVFQACDTFKSVDALQALCCTFEAARQDVESIPRIAIGERESAGASSDNVTGSDDVEPDVAVLRCCAATSMQSVAEIVGDANGLVERRVQQKV, from the coding sequence ATGCCCCAGATACGTCGACCACCCCAGGCCACGCCGAGGCGTGCCTCACCTGCGATGCCAAGGGCCTTGTCACAGGCCGTGATGCAAGCACAGACGTTAATTGCAGACCAGCAACGCGCCATCCGTTCCCTTCAGGATGCCCTTCCCGGTTCCGGAGCACGTGCCAGTAAAGTTCCTGTCTCTGCTGCCCCTGAGAAGTGCGATGCGGTAATGTCCTCGGCAGCGTTCAGATCTTGGAGACGTTCGATGACGTGTTGGATCCACCTTAACAAGTTCCCACCGCAGGATGTTGTCCTGCACATTAGGCTCAACTGCGTGCCGGCGTTGCAACGTGCGCTGGACGCTCGGTATTCAAATGCCAAATGGAACGCCCTCACCCCAGACGCGGCTCTGGATGCCATCGGGAATATTGTATTGCGGTCGTCGAATCAGGCAGTGCAGTGGTCTGAATTCTTTGCCCTCGCACAATGGCGCGAGGAGTCAGTGAGCAACTATTTTTCGAGGTGTGCTCAGAAGGCCACCGACTGTGATTTTCAGTGTCCTAAATGCGGGGAGTGCTTGATAGAATACATGCTGTTGCGGAAAATAATGGTAGGCCTCAGTGACCCTGTATTAAAAAGGCACGTTTTTCAGGCATGTGATACATTTAAAAGTGTAGATGCCCTTCAGGCACTGTGTTGCACTTTCGAAGCTGCACGCCAAGATGTTGAAAGTATCCCGCGCATCGCTATCGGTGAGAGGGAGTCTGCTGGCGCCTCGAGTGATAATGTCACAGGCAGTGATGACGTAGAACCAGACGTTGCGGTGTTGCGGTGTTGCGCGGCAACTTCAATGCAAAGCGTTGCGGAAATTGTGGGGGACGCCAACGGTTTGGTCGAGCGTCGTGTCCAGCAAAAGGTATGA